One region of Armigeres subalbatus isolate Guangzhou_Male chromosome 3, GZ_Asu_2, whole genome shotgun sequence genomic DNA includes:
- the LOC134228057 gene encoding small ribosomal subunit protein uS12: MGKPRGIRTARKHIRHRRDQRWADKDYKKAHLGTRWKSNPFAGASHAKGIVLEKVGVEAKQPNSAIRKCVRVQLIKNGKKITAFVPRDGCLNYIEENDEVLVAGFGRKGHAVGDIPGVRFKVVKVANVSLLALYKEKKERPRS; this comes from the coding sequence ATGGGTAAACCACGTGGAATCCGTACCGCTCGGAAGCACATCCGTCACCGCCGGGACCAGCGATGGGCCGACAAGGACTACAAGAAGGCTCATTTGGGCACCCGCTGGAAGTCCAACCCGTTCGCCGGAGCCTCCCACGCCAAGGGAATCGTGCTCGAAAAGGTCGGCGTCGAAGCCAAGCAGCCGAACTCCGCCATCCGTAAGTGCGTCCGAGTGCAGCTCATCAAGAACGGCAAGAAAATCACCGCCTTCGTACCGCGGGATGGTTGCCTGAACTACATTGAGGAAAACGACGAGGTCCTGGTTGCCGGTTTCGGTCGTAAGGGTCACGCCGTCGGTGACATTCCCGGAGTTCGCTTCAAGGTGGTGAAGGTGGCCAACGTTTCGCTGCTGGCCCTGTACAAGGAGAAGAAGGAACGTCCACGATCGTAA